The sequence TCGACGGACGGGGCGGTGCAACGCTGCGCTACCCTAGAACGTCGTCGCTGTCGCATCGCGCTGACCGTGCGCGCCCGCGGCCCGGCACCTTTCCCAGTTCCAAGCCCCAGGAAGTGACATGCCTCCGAAGAAGAAGCTCGTCAAGACGTTCACGCTTCAGCTGAAGGCGGGCCAGGCCACGCCGGCGCCGCCGGTGGGCCCCGCGCTCGGTCAGCACGGCGTGAACATCATGGAGTTCTGCAAGTCCTACAACGCGCAGACCGAGTCCCAGCGGGGCGACATCGTCCCCGCCGAGATCAGCGTGTACGAGGACCGGTCCTTCACCTTCGTCCTGAAGACCCCGCCCGCCGCCCGGCTGCTGCTCAAGGCCGCCGGCGTGGAGAAGGGCTCCGGCGTCCCGCAGAAGGACAAGGTCGGCTCCGTGTCGCAGGCCCAGGTGCGTGAGATCGCCGAGAAGAAGATGGTCGACCTCAACGCCAACGACATCGACCAGGCTGCGAAGATCATCGCCGGCACCGCCCGGTCGATGGGCATCATCGTCAGCGACTGACGTCGTCTGAGCACTCACCCGATCAGTTCGTGGGAGGGCGCGCGATGACCGCGGCCCGCCAGAGACCACAGGAGTAACCAGAAATGCAGCG comes from Micromonospora purpureochromogenes and encodes:
- the rplK gene encoding 50S ribosomal protein L11 is translated as MPPKKKLVKTFTLQLKAGQATPAPPVGPALGQHGVNIMEFCKSYNAQTESQRGDIVPAEISVYEDRSFTFVLKTPPAARLLLKAAGVEKGSGVPQKDKVGSVSQAQVREIAEKKMVDLNANDIDQAAKIIAGTARSMGIIVSD